In Arthrobacter citreus, a single genomic region encodes these proteins:
- a CDS encoding ParM/StbA family protein, whose amino-acid sequence MLLGIDAGNNEVKVATQYGVYAFNSCLGDYHERRIETKFQDEMIVEYKGVTYFAGELAEKESYYPRRSMGASKANEDVKIRILIAVFRFSNEYSNTVIVGQPIERHLPAEKAKIKEMLIGEHTVKLNGQSKTFKIDQVVIALEGASCFFGWFTDTSTFRIIDCGSGTVNVATIREWDQVDKESFTLNFGANSTRTNNLNAMAQSIVSETSKYFQPNDFILLVGGAAKAVYPAVQSAYPLTRLAIPSFLGKRVEPKFANSIGFYNLGKELLNNG is encoded by the coding sequence ATGCTACTTGGTATTGACGCAGGTAATAACGAAGTAAAGGTTGCGACACAATACGGAGTTTACGCATTTAATAGCTGTCTTGGCGATTACCATGAACGCCGTATTGAAACGAAATTCCAGGACGAAATGATTGTCGAATATAAAGGAGTAACTTATTTTGCCGGAGAATTGGCCGAAAAGGAGTCGTATTATCCTCGCCGATCAATGGGCGCATCTAAGGCGAATGAAGACGTTAAAATCCGCATACTAATCGCGGTGTTTCGCTTTAGTAACGAGTATTCTAATACCGTAATAGTGGGGCAGCCAATCGAACGACATTTGCCCGCAGAAAAGGCGAAGATAAAAGAGATGCTTATCGGAGAACATACCGTAAAATTAAACGGCCAATCAAAAACGTTTAAAATCGATCAAGTAGTAATTGCGTTAGAAGGAGCGTCATGTTTCTTCGGATGGTTTACCGATACTTCTACATTCCGGATTATCGACTGCGGAAGTGGTACGGTTAATGTCGCAACAATTCGCGAATGGGATCAAGTCGATAAGGAAAGTTTTACGTTAAACTTCGGTGCTAACTCGACTAGAACAAATAACTTAAATGCGATGGCGCAAAGTATCGTATCGGAAACATCTAAATACTTCCAACCGAACGACTTTATCTTACTTGTTGGCGGAGCAGCTAAAGCAGTTTATCCTGCGGTCCAATCTGCGTATCCTTTAACACGGTTAGCGATTCCTTCATTTTTAGGTAAACGAGTAGAGCCGAAATTTGCTAACTCTATCGGATTCTATAACTTAGGAAAGGAGCTGCTTAACAATGGCTAG
- a CDS encoding tyrosine-type recombinase/integrase: MLRYLNAYLRDSKIEGISPNTLDARRKDIKHFFNWCETDDVEEIDRNLVKDYIYACQERNLKAGTINTRLQIIRGFFNWLVEEEIIKRNPTDKIKNVKKEITVIKPYNVGEIKSMLDFYRGKRFQDVRNKTIITLFAETGIRNAELCHIKLGDIYENEIRIKGKGNKERFVPISEVLHKQLFRYQLVREKQLHSDDCPYLFFSNRGTMISYTVTRNVLRKACEAIGLDARILTHNFRRFYATSMLDHVDLFTVSKLLGHTEISTTQRYVEGTEQRVILERGRKHSPLS, from the coding sequence ATGCTAAGATATCTAAACGCATATCTACGCGATTCAAAAATCGAAGGAATAAGCCCTAATACTCTTGACGCTCGCCGCAAGGATATTAAGCACTTTTTCAATTGGTGTGAAACGGATGATGTCGAAGAAATTGACCGGAATTTAGTAAAAGATTACATTTACGCCTGCCAAGAACGTAATCTTAAAGCCGGCACAATTAATACGAGGTTACAAATCATTCGCGGATTCTTTAACTGGCTCGTAGAAGAAGAAATTATTAAACGGAATCCTACCGATAAAATAAAAAACGTTAAGAAGGAAATTACAGTAATTAAACCGTACAATGTCGGGGAAATTAAATCAATGTTAGATTTTTATCGTGGAAAAAGATTCCAAGATGTACGTAATAAAACGATCATTACACTATTCGCCGAAACAGGTATCCGTAATGCGGAACTTTGCCATATTAAACTCGGTGATATATACGAAAATGAGATACGGATTAAAGGTAAAGGTAACAAAGAGCGCTTTGTCCCGATATCTGAAGTACTTCACAAACAGCTATTTCGTTATCAACTCGTGAGAGAAAAGCAGCTGCATAGCGATGACTGTCCGTACTTATTCTTCTCTAATCGTGGAACAATGATCAGTTATACCGTTACTCGTAATGTGCTCCGTAAAGCCTGCGAAGCAATCGGACTTGATGCTCGTATATTAACGCACAATTTCAGACGATTTTACGCTACATCTATGCTAGATCATGTCGACCTGTTTACGGTGTCGAAACTGCTAGGCCATACCGAAATCTCAACTACGCAGCGTTACGTTGAAGGGACGGAACAGAGAGTAATATTAGAACGCGGACGTAAGCATTCGCCGTTATCATAA
- a CDS encoding helix-turn-helix domain-containing protein: MKNKLKVIFAERKIKQTEFADKVGINNSTLSLIVSKEDHSPTLKVAMRIAKTLDLKVEDIWELDDEN; this comes from the coding sequence TTGAAGAATAAATTAAAGGTAATTTTCGCAGAAAGAAAAATAAAACAAACTGAATTCGCCGATAAAGTAGGCATTAATAATAGTACGTTGAGTCTAATAGTATCGAAAGAGGATCATTCTCCAACTTTAAAAGTTGCGATGAGGATAGCAAAAACTTTGGATTTAAAAGTCGAAGATATTTGGGAATTGGACGACGAAAATTAA